From the Lactuca sativa cultivar Salinas chromosome 9, Lsat_Salinas_v11, whole genome shotgun sequence genome, the window tatactCCAGTATCGATGCACCGCCATTCGAGCTTTTTTATAGGAGGAAATGTCGTACCCCAGTCGGCTGGGGTGAGGTTAGTCACAGGGTTATAGGAAGGACCAAATTATTCCTTCAGACACCAGAGCTTATTCAACATATCATGCAGAGGTTGAAGAGGATCAGAGTCGGCATAAGAGTTATGCCAATAAATGCCGATCAgagctggagttccaggtcgacgATATGGTTCTACTGAAGgtatcaccatggaagggtgtaaTATGTTTCAagaagagggggaagttggggCCCCAGTCTATTGGTCCATTTCGAGTGATTTCCAGGGTTGATAGGGTAGCTTACTGGTTTTATTTGCTTGAGGAGCTTAGtaagatccacaacaccttccatgtctcccagcttcGAAAGTGTGTAACTaatgattcaatagttgttcctTTAGATGATATCTAATgatcgcctgaattatgttgagattCCAGTGGCTATTTTGGAATGCCTTGCTTAACAAGGTGGTATCTTTGGTCAAGGTCCATTGGCAACATCAGAAGGGTTTTGAATAGACTTAGGAACCCGAGGCAGAGATACGGGAGCATTACCCTGAATTGTTCACAACAAAGGACTTCAAGGATGAactctaattcaagtgggggagaattgtaacatctcgatTTTCAGGTATTTCACATTTTGACCCTTGGTATGAGTATCGTTTACAAATTTGGTTTCGCAtgtcatttttgtaatttttgggagTTGCTtgtgtacactgggcgtacccaagCGTACGCTGGGAGTACTTGGCATGGACCTAAAACCCAAATATTTAGTTTTTGTGTACTATTTATTCATCCTCAACTCTCAAGGATCCCTTCATTCATTAGCCTCCAGCCTcatattcaacccttacaaaccctaatccattttataGCATCTTTGAGCCTTGAGTGtgtattttggtgattttgaaggaggaagaaggaagaggaGACCATCTTAGAAGAGTGAAGCCCCTTAGATACATAAACACATCATCATTTGAcaccacttggaggtaaaaagctctgatCTTGATGAAGTTTTGCTTAGATCTTGATTAGCCATGGATTGTGTTCATTTTGGTCCCGTAAACATGACGTATTTGAGTATGAGTTACTCTAATTCATTTGAGTTGTCTTTCAGTTATTTTGGAGTGTTTAGAGCCATAAAAATGTAATCATGGTCCTTAGTTTTCCCCCATGTATGGACTAGgatgtcttaatgagttaagaagttATGGTTTTTGGTTTTAAGCACCTATTAGCCATTCAAtatcataaagttggaaattttatgatTAAGGACATCATTTGAGGACTAGATCTAAATTTTGGACAAAAGAGCTTAAGGTATCAAACACTTATTAGAAATAGAGGGTGGCTAACGCGCatgttgggcgtaccagaagGTATGCTGCGCGTATATGGTCAACATCCCGATTTTTGGTCAAGCTttgagtatgttgagcgtacaagttaaatacgttgggcgtactcagttgagtcaacttggttgactttTGAATTTCAACCTTGACCATATTTTGACatgttgagaagaagaagaagaagaaggtcgAAGCAAGGAGGTCTGAGAAGAAAGGAACGGTGGGTGGGGAATGTAAACGGCCTGTTAAATGGTTGGTGACATGCTGTAAGAGGTAGAAATTGGGTAAAAAGAAAAACTGAACCAATTTTATGGTCTGTTATTAACGCACCAAAAACTGGACATGCCACAAAATCAAACACGTGGTATGAAATTGTGAGCTTTTATCTCAATAACCTTTGTTTTATTGatttactagttgtgagactTGTATATTATACAGATTgagtaaaaaaaaatgttaaatggaaagtttatttgaatttgaaatttaaaaagagTGAAAAATATGAGAAAAAgaaacatgcaaaaaaaaaatctatgTGTTTAGTTGTCATACCCGTGTActaaacgggttaattataacaaaatgttaaatacaaagttaaaaattataaatttatttgaaattgaaatcgtaatttcaaattttaaattaattgtcATTATAATTAGTTTAAGTTATAGAAACTAAATTATTGATATATTAGAAAatgaaaattgaaataaataacaaggcaaaatttttcaaaattatgatgagaaaagaatatatatttatttattaaatatagaTATAGATTCTGTTTTTTACGGAGGGGTAGACTTTTTAACGACCAGCGAGCCGCAACAGAGTAAATTAGGTTGAAAAAAGCTACGAAAAATGTTTTCGAAGGTACGTTCGATCAATTCGACTCCCTCGTGTTTCTCCGTGGTAATCTCATTGATTTCCATTTTCTCGTTTGGTTTGTGATCAATCAATTATAAGGTTTTATATGAATCTGTAATTACAGATTAGGGTTTATCGCACGCGTAGGACTAAGTTTGTTTTTCATGTATTTATAAAACTGATCATGTGATTGTTTCTTTTGATCGTTTCAGAATTGGTATGGTTTTCTTTTCGTTTCGATTCTTGGTTTGAGTTTTTCTATAAATAGTTATCGTTTTGTTGACATTGATGTAACACTAATTTTTAACGTTATTGGTTATAAATGTTACAATgcatatgtgatttatgttgataATACTGTTCTGTTTATTTAAGGAGGTTGTATGTTtgtatttctttttctttcttttttaacATTGAACTAGGGATTGTTCAGATTTGATAATTGTGGCAGAGGAAGAAAATGAAATTGAGATGAAGGAAGAGGTGAAGGATGAAGCTGCAGATGTAAGCATACATTGATGTTTCCTTCTTCTTTCTTTTGTTTAGGTCTGTGTTCGATTGTATTGTGAAGAATTACCGACTTATATTGCCTTCATGTCTATTTCTGGTTGATGTGTTTTGATGTTGCTTTGTTAAAGAAATAATGCATTTGTGATTCATAAATATTGGTTTTGATTCTTATGGCCGGAAGACATGATTTGAAGTCTGTGCTACTTCATTACATGTCATAATGCATGCATGCTTTTTTATTGGTTGATGAGTCTGCTTATGCACTTGCTAAAAGCTGAGGTAAAATCCCTGGTAAACTTATAGAAACATATAATGTTATCCATTTTGCCTATAGAATAACAATGTAGACAGTTTATGATTTGCTTATAAGATGTACATATTTTGCTTTATCACTCGAGCTAATATGGAACTTCCAACAATCTTTTAGTAACTTTTGTATCgtgaaattttatttatttagaaaGGCAGGAACATAATTTTTCACCAAATGAGGTAAAAACTCATTTCCATGCTATAACAGTATTGGTATGTAGTAGCATTACATTACAAATTACTTGGTGGATGCACCTCCTCTTATTTCACTATATACATAGTAgttttataaaaccaacagtCGGCTTATTAAATAAAACAAGTTTTCTAGTTCTAGTATAATAGGAGGGCCAAAAGGGCAAAAACGGAAAATGATGATGCAGTTGCAATCACGGAGCCACTGGCACTGGTCAAACTTGTCCCATTAAAACCATGAGTGCACCCAATGTTGATGGTGTCATTTAGGTTGTTGATAGTGGCTTTGTTTCGAAACACGTAATTTTGTTTAACGTACTTAACACATTTAAGAAGTTGTTGAGTGTGTTGTGCACAACCTCCTTCACAAAATGCTTGTGTCTCATTTGCACTTATGTTCAACCATCCGCCTACATGGAGTGTGAACTTTCCCGGGCAATCCGAAGATACCTGCACAACCACCAATTATCTCCTTTACTTTTTCTTAGATATAATACTGGTTTTGACTTAATGACATTATAATGGGTTAAGCTTTTAACATGAAGATGGACACTTATCCATAacagtttcttttttacttaatatcGACATAATGACTTGATGGGTTAAGCCAAAAAACACAACTTAAATACATTAACCCATTATCTATTTGTCCTTCCTTTTTCCTCCCAGCTTCCAACGTTAAAATTGATGAATGTTGTGAAATTGGTTTTTTAGAATGTTaaggtaaaatggtaatttagtCTATGGAtcattcattttaaaaaaaaaaaaaaaggccttgtgtatatgatattttattttatattagacATCATTATCCCTTGGGCCGTTTTATATTTACAAAACTTAAaaggaaagaaagaaaagaaacaaaATTGGTTTTTTGGAATGTATCCATTCGGCCGTTTTATATTTACAAAACTGAAaaggaaataaagaaaagaaacaaaATTGGTTTTTTGGAAATTTGATctacttcaaatggtttgttcatttaaaaaaaaatggccTTGTCCATACGATATTTTTTCTCGATTAGACATCACTATCTGAACATGTTTTACATTTACAAAACttaaaaagaaataaagaaaagaaacacCACCTTATTTATTCGACTTGGGTTGTATTTTATCTTTATCTAagcaaataatataattaaattttttGTTAAAAAGGTGAGTGGGCGTGGTGTTTAAAGCTGTCTAAAATGCGTACAACTTCCTATAAATTGatgtattgaaaaaaaaattaaaaaatatatgaaagaaATAGAAAACTTACATTGAGTAGGCAATAGTATGCACTTAGATCTTGTATAAAAGGTGCAAGATTAACGTTGTAAGTGGGGTTCGTTGTATCTGAAAAAAGAACACCCTTAGCAATCAACGCCGTGTATTTCATCATGCAAACTATCAAAATTTGAAAGCAAACAAACTTACTAATCTTGAAGGAACTTGAAATCCCAAAGAAACCCAATAAAGACAATCCGAAAAGCATAAGCATTCGAgaatttttcattttgatttgGTGGACAAAACATAAAATTTTGCTATTAATTTATACTTGAAAGAAAGACTATAGACATGAACGATCGTTGAACCAATTTTATCACTAAAAACAATGGGATAACAAAAGTATATCCCATTACATTTGACATAAACAAGAATTAGCTTTCAAAATATTCCATAATGTTCTTTTTGAGATTGTATACCATCAGCAAATCGTTATATGCATTAGATAGTTGTTAAGTGGATTTAGGTATACTTATCCATTAAGTtggatatacatgtttatacaatTGTCTTTATTTTGTAAGGTaaaatatatgtaaaatgtaCTAACCATTTAATTTATCATAGAATGATCATGTGTCAATAGTGGAAGGATACCAACTACAAGCCTTGTTTTGAGATATTATGTATATTAAACTTGAaggtgaaaatttaaaacttagGAAACATTAAATCAATCTCATTCTGATTCAAAGGAACCAATAGCTCGACAAATTTTGATAAATGATGTTTTGGCAAAAGAAAATTGCAATAGAAAAATACAATAATGTGAATAGACTTTATAACAACTGGTGTATTTCAGCTAAAACCATTGGCCTCAACAAATTGAGAGGATAATGTGCACATGTGTTGCTTTGATCCATATTATGAATCGAATTAAGCTtttaagggaaaatgacttaatagcCCAATTAAGTTTCtaaaccgttcaaaaaaccccaattatgttttgtctgttcaaaaaaacctaacaaacttaacattttgtctaaaaagtccAACTAAGTTATACTTTCCTGAAAGTCAAATAAGAGAAACATATGACGTGGCTTATTACCGTATCGGAAAAATGACTTGTTAgaccaacgaagtttccaaaacgtttaaaaaacttcaatcatgttttgactgttcaaaaaaaacccaacgaacttaagCAAAACAAAATTGAGATTTTCTGAACGGTTTGGAACTTTATTGGACTTTTTAGATAAAatgttaagttcgttgggtttttttgaacaaacaaaacttgattggggttttttgaatggtttggaaacttcgttgggcttttaagtcattttcccaagcttttaaatattttgaaatgatttttcaaaCTAAGAGGTGTATGATGAAATTTGTACTACCAAAATATAAAAAAGTAAACCTAGTAAAAGTTTGCTACCTCAATTCTTTTTaggaattatgatttttttttatcatggaagtttcaaaattGTCAATCATTTGGTCATTAAAGTTTTAATCGCGCTGATTAAGTCCTTAAAGTTTTAATTGTCACTGTTTAGCCACTTGAGCAGTTTTCCGGTTGCCACTTGCCACGTAGTTGCGATGATGCACCTATGTGTTCTAAATAAAGTGTTTTAATTGATGAACTAGCGAAGTTACTTAAACGTCATGATCATTTGCTCCGTTTCTTTTATTTCCTACTCAACTTGATGCACACAAGTGTTTGATGAAGAGAAGGGATAAATAGCCAAATACTAGTGTGGATTGCCTCACAACACTCAAAAAATGATTTCACAATTGTATATTAGTAGGAGTAGGGATAAATATTCGGAGAAGCTTCAAGTCTTGTTCATTGTAATCAGCGAGCTTCATCAAAGGGTGGTGATTAAGGACACATTGATTGACAAACAGAGGGCTTTTGTGAAGGAAGTGAAGTTTGTGTTTTGTTTATTATCTTTTTGGCAAGGACATGGTTGTGTTAAACTTGTAAGTTGTTTTGCTTTGGATCTTTTTGAAGAATGGACTTAACAGGGATGTGTAGTATTTTCTTTTGAATCGTTGGTAATATAATAAATACTTTATCATTCTTGTTATGCTTCAACTTTCGATTGACTTAAACAACTTGACTTGACATAAACAAATTCAACATAAAAAGTACCTAGAAATTGGTTCTTGAAACTTATTTGTCTTTTGATTTCTAATGGATCAAATACAATAGGGATCAATGTTCTATCTTTGCTTAGAAGAGTAAGTCATATGAAGGCTTTTTTGAACCAAAGGAGAGGAGACGATGAAACGTTCTTGAAGAAGAGGAGATGAGATGAGAGAAAAAGAGACAAATACAACACGAGAGAAGATAAAGGGTTTTATTTTGCTTCTAGACGCCACATCAATGCCAAGTCGAGTCGTAACACGTAGTTAAATAGTGATAAAATTGAAAGTTTAGAGACTTAAGGCTATCAGGAGTGGAAGCCTTTTCACGCGTGAAAAGCTGATGTGGAGGGGCCAATGGCGTGAACACCATTTCCTAGCCCCGGTGGTTTGGTTGTGGCGTCTTGGTGACGACGCATGAAGACGGATGATCTTATTGGCTAGCTTTTCTTCCccttatatttttttctttttctctctcCTTCTTTTTGGCTCTTCACACCTTAACCACTAGTGAATACCATTTCCAAGCCTAGTGAGTTGGTTGTTAAAAGGGTAAATAATGATATGACATCTTCTCCACACTAGAATCACTCGTTACCACTCCATACAGCCTAATTAATTACATTAAATCCGAAAAAAGATATAAGTGGGTGGGTTAAGTTTATTTACAACATTTTAGCAAACATGCAAATGCAATTTATGTTATCGAAAAAAATGGATAATCATTGAGCAAAATGTGGTGGCCTCAACACACACAAACACTTTTGGTTtattttaatttagatttgataatcaaaactcaaaagggtTTCTTGCTCCTGAGATGTCGATGCTAATCATGCCTCCCTTCACCTTTACGTTTCATTTTCATGGTTCAACTTGATTTCTCTGCAATTTAAGGGACCTTGTAGCcgtatataatatattttttcgaTTCAAACATAAAAATGATTGTTCCTTTCAGACACCTGAATGGCCAAAATGTCAAACCGGGGAACAACAAAACGATTCTTGATTCGAGAAATGGATCGAAGCATCAAACAAATGTTGAAGCtggttgaagaagaaggagattcTTTCGCCAAGAAAGCTGAAATCTATTGCCAAAAGAGACCAAAACTCCAATCTCATGTCGAAGACTTCTACCGAATGTTCAAATCATTGGTCGAGCGTTACAATGAAGCCAAAGCCGAGTTGAGGAGGAGCCGTCCACCGGAACTCCGATCCCGAAACTCAGGCAACTTCGATGTGTTTTCCGAACCACCTTCCGCCATGACGTCT encodes:
- the LOC128129336 gene encoding uncharacterized protein LOC128129336, with protein sequence MKNSRMLMLFGLSLLGFFGISSSFKINTTNPTYNVNLAPFIQDLSAYYCLLNVSSDCPGKFTLHVGGWLNISANETQAFCEGGCAQHTQQLLKCVKYVKQNYVFRNKATINNLNDTINIGCTHGFNGTSLTSASGSVIATASSFSVFALLALLLY